The Camelina sativa cultivar DH55 chromosome 14, Cs, whole genome shotgun sequence genome includes a window with the following:
- the LOC104740778 gene encoding cysteine protease XCP2, which translates to MVLSSPSRILCFALALSAASLSVSFAASHDYSIVGYSPEDLESHDKLIELFENWLSNFEKAYETVEEKFLRFEVFKDNLKHIDETNKKVKSYWLGLNEFADLSHEEFKKMYLGLKTDIKRRDEDRSYEEFAYKDVEALPRSVDWRKKGAVADVKNQGSCGSCWAFSTVAAVEGINKIVTGNLTTLSEQELIDCDTTYNNGCNGGLMDYAFEYIVKNGGLRKEVDYPYSMEEGTCEMQKDESETVTINGHQDVPTNDEKSLLKALAHQPISVAIDASGREFQFYSGGVFDGKCGVDLDHGVAAVGYGSSKGSDYIIVRNSWGPKWGEKGYIRLKRNTGKPEGLCGINKMASFPTKTK; encoded by the exons atgGTTCTCTCTTCGCCTTCAAGAATCCTCTGTTTTGCTCTTGCCTTATCCGCTGCATCTCTCTCCGTCTCTTTCGCTGCTTCCCACGATTACTCCATCGTCGGATATTCCCCCGAGGATTTGGAATCTCATGACAAACTCATCGAACTCTTCGAGAACTGGCTCTCCAATTTCGAGAAAGCTTATGAAACCGTTGAAGAGAAGTTTCTTAGGTTCGAAGTTTTCAAGGACAATCTAAAGCACATCGATGAGACTAACAAGAAAGTGAAAAGCTACTGGTTGGGTCTCAACGAGTTTGCAGATTTGAGCCACGAAGAGTTCAAGAAAATGTATTTGGGGCTCAAGACTGATATAAAGAGACGCGATGAAGACAGATCTTACGAGGAGTTCGCTTATAAGGACGTAGAAGCTCTGCCTAGATCTGTTGACTGGAGAAAGAAAGGAGCTGTGGCTGACGTTAAGAACCAGGGCTCTTGCG GAAGTTGTTGGGCGTTTTCAACCGTCGCTGCGGTGGAAGGTATAAACAAGATTGTGACAGGAAACTTGACAACATTGTCTGAACAAGAACTCATAGACTGTGACACGACCTACAACAATGGCTGCAACGGTGGTCTCATGGATTATGCTTTTGAGTACATTGTTAAAAACGGAGGTCTACGCAAGGAAGTGGACTATCCTTACTCTATGGAAGAAGGAACTTGCGAGATGCAAAAG GATGAATCTGAAACGGTTACCATTAATGGACACCAAGATGTACCTACGAACGATGAGAAGAGCCTTTTGAAGGCATTGGCTCATCAGCCTATCAGTGTCGCTATTGACGCCTCTGGCAGAGAGTTCCAGTTCTACAGCGGC ggcGTGTTTGATGGGAAGTGCGGGGTTGACCTAGACCACGGTGTGGCTGCGGTTGGGTATGGATCAAGCAAGGGTTCAGATTACATCATCGTAAGGAATTCTTGGGGACCAAAATGGGGAGAGAAGGGTTACATCAGGTTGAAGAGAAACACCGGGAAACCAGAGGGTCTCTGTGGTATCAACAAGATGGCCTCTTTCCCCACCAAAACTAAGTGA